In Bradyrhizobium sp. 200, the sequence GCATGCCCGAGGTGATGCTGCACGTGCCGATCCCGCTGGATCCGCGGCTCGCCCGGATTTGCGAAGCCGTTATCGCCGATACCAGCTCCGACCTCACGCTCGACGATTGGGCCGACCGCAGCGGCCTGAGCCGGCGCACCCTGACGCGGATATTCCGTCGCGAGACCGGCCAGAGCTTTTCGGCCTGGCGCCAGCGCGTTCGGTTGCTGGAGGCGCTCGCTCGCCTCGGCGCCGGCGAATCCGTAACCAGTGTCGCACTCGATGTCGGCTATGATAGCCCGAGTGCCTTCACGGCGATGTTCAGGCGTGAACTCGGGGCTGCGCCGCGCCGCTACCTGCGCTGGGCCGACCAGGAGATCGTGTTGCGTTAGGCGGGTCAGATACGCCCGCGTTTGCGAAACGCTGGATATCCCAAAGCCTCAATTGCGGTCTTGATGCGGTACGAAGCGCCGCAGCGCTCGTTGCATTGTCGCCGCGGTTTTCGGCCTGCGTTCGAGGCAGCGCGAGGTTGGACCGGCGACAACGATCGACAATTGCCGCGAGCCGAGCGGCAGGGAGAGCGAGACGCCCGCCAGATCCGCGATGTATTCTGATGAACTCTGGTGGTAACCGCGCTCGGCCGCCTGCCGTAGCTCTGCCTCGACCGACTCGATGCTCATCGGCGTCGTTCCCGAAAACTGCTCGAACTTGATCTTGCGATAGATCGCTTGCCGCGCGTCGGGCGAATACTGCGCCAGAATCGCGCGGCCCACCGAACTTGCATAAACCGGTACCCGATCTCCGACCTGCGCGAAGTAGCGCACTGACTGCGTCGACTCCACGACATGGAGGAAGACGACAAACGTTCCCGCCAATGCGCCGATCGCGGTCGTTTCTCCCGTCTTGTCGGCGATATCGGCGGCAAGCGCATAGGCTGCATCCGGCAGCGGTTCAGCGTCTGCGACAGTCCGCGCCAAGGTGAGCCAGCGCGGCGTGGGATAGTAGCCGCTGCGGGCACGCGGTTCGTAAAGCCAGCCTTTCTCGGCGATAGTGCCCACGAGATTGAACGTGCTGGAGCGCGGCCAACCGAGATCGTCAGCAATCTCGGCAAGCGTCGCCGGCCGCCTGCGTTGGGCGAAATACTCCATCAGTTCGAGCACATTGGCAGCTTGTTTGACCAGCATTTGAGCCTGCGTTTCTCCGGTAGCGCTGCGGTGTCGGCCTTGCGGCCGACGGCCCGCTGCGGATGTCAATAGAAACATCAGGACCCACGCGGATGCCGCAAATTACACGGCTGGCGTGGACGACTGCCCCTGCGGTCCGGCGAGCTCTCTTGACTCACAATTCATATCCACGTTTTATGAATTCATACACAAGAATTTTATTGGCGTATCGCGCCAGATAACATCAGGGGCCTTGGAGGAATTAGTGAACAATTTCAGATATTTGTTGGTAAGTCTTGGGGTAATGGTGACGATTGTGGCCGCCTCGGCGGCCTCGGCCCAAACCACGGTCAAGCTTGGCGTGCTGGCCGATATGTCCGGCATTTTCTCCGACATCGGCGGCATGGGGGCCTATGAGGCGACCAAGATGGCGGTCGAGGATTTCAACAAGTTGCCGGGGTCCGACAAATTTAAGGTCGAGGTGATCTCGGGCGACGCGCAGAACAAGCCTGACATTGCGCGCGGTATCGCCCGCAAGTGGTTTGATTCCGAAGGTGTCGATGCGCTGGTCGACCTGCCTACGAGCGCAATCTCGCTTGCGACCGCGCCGCTTGCTCAGGAGTTAAATAAAGTCGCGCTGTTCACAGCGTCGGGCACGTCGGATCTGACGGGCAAGGCCTGCACGCCGAATTCCGTCCACTGGACCTATGACACCTGGGCGCTGTCGCACGGAACGGCGGATGCCATCACCAGAGGAGGCGGCAAGACCTGGTTCTTCATCACGGCCGACTTCGCCCTCGGGCACTCCCTCGAGCGGGATGCTTCGGCGGTGGTCAATGCCAACGGGGGAAAGGTCCTCGGCAGCGTCAAGCATCCGAGCGACTCGAACGACTTTGCCTCCTATCTTCTTCAAGCGCAGGCGTCGCGCGCCGATATCATCGCGCTCGCCAACGCCGGCGGCGATACGATCAAGGCGATCAAGCAGGCATCTGAATTCGGCATCATCCAGGGCGGACAGAAGCTCGCGGGGATGCTGCTCTTCATCTCCGATATCCACTCGCTCGGCTTGAAGACGGCGCAAGGCCTGCAGTTGACGACGGCTTTTTATTGGGACCTCAACGAAAAGACGCGGGCCTTTGGTGAACGTTTCGCAGCCGCCAACAAGGGACGTTATCCCTCGATGAATCAGGCGGGCGCTTATTCAGCCGCGCTGGCCTATCTAAAGGCCGTCGCAAAGGTCGGGTCGCCAAAGGACGGCGCTGCGGTCGTCAAGGCAATGCGCGAGGCGGGAACTTTCGAAGATCCGCTGTTCGGCAAGACGGCGCTGCGGGAAGACGGTCGCGTTGTCCACGACATGATGCTTGTCCAGGTGAAGGCGCCTGCCGAATCAACGAAGCCTTTCGACTACTACAAGATTGTCTCGACGATTCCGGCTTCGGAAGCGTTCCGTCCATTGAAGGAAGGCAACTGCCCGCTCGTCAAATAGCGAGTGATAAGCCCTCTGGCCGCTCCCCGATGTCCGGTGTCCGCTGATCGCCTACCAGCAAGAAATAAAGCGATGCGTCTTGCAAACAAGCTTGCGGTGGTTACGGCGCGTCGCGCGCCCATGCCGTGTTGCGGCTGGCGTCTGACGACGCCTTCTTTTGTGACCGGCATTGCGCTTCCGGTTGATGGAGGTCTTACCGCGCGTTGATCGGCGCTTCTCGGGCTGCGCTGCCTTTCGCGAGGCCGCTTCGCGTGATACGCGACACAATGCGATTTGCCTCGCGGCACGATCCACAACGGCAGTCTATCAGGAGACCACCAGCTCATGGCACAATGGCGGGACCGAACCATCAGCACGTTTGAATGTGAGAAGACGCCGGTCTCCGCATCGCGCGGCATGGCGGTAACCAATCATCCATTGGCCTCTGCCGCCGCACTGGAAATCATGGCGCAGGGCGGCAATGCCGTCGACGCGACGGTCGCCGCGCTGTTCACGCTGACCGTCGTCGAACCGATGATGGTCGGCATCTTTGGTGGCGGCACAGCGGTGATCAGGCTGGCTGATGGCCGCGAACTGGTGATCGACGGTCTCGCCACGGCGCCGGCGATGACACGGCCGGATAGCTATACGCCGGTCTCCGATAAATGGCCGGACTACATGGAGACCGAGGGCCGTGCCAATCGCGTCGGCGCCAAAGCCATCGCGGTGCCCGGCAACCTGATGGCGTGGTGCGAGATCGCAGCGCGTTTCGGTAAGCTCGATTTGCCGACGCTGATGGAGCCGGCCATTCGCCTCGCGGCGCGCGGCTTTGAGGTTACGCCCTATCTGGCCACCTGCATCGAAGAAACCGCGCCGGATCTGGGGCTTGATCCGGCAATTGCCGCGATATTTCTGCCCAACGGCAAGCCGCTTGCGGCAGGCAGCCGGCTAATTCAATCAGACTATGCCGAAACGCTGCACACGATCGCGCAGTCCGGTCCTGGCGTCATGTACGGCGGCGAACTTGGCCGAGCCATCGCCGGTAAGCTCGAGCAAGCCGGATCGTTCATTCGGCTGCAGGATCTGGCCAGCTACCGGACCATCGAGCGGGAGCCGGTGCGCGGCACTTATCGCGGTGTCGAGATCATCGGCCCGCCGCCGCCATGCTCGGGTGGTGTGCATACCATTCAGATTCTCAATATACTGGAAGCCTATGACATCGGTGCATCGGGCTTTGGCACACCGCAAACGCTGCACCTGGTGCTTGAGGCGCTGAAGATCGCCGCCGCCGATCGCCGCGCGGCCACTGCCGACCCGGCATTTGTCGATGTCCCGATCGCCAGGCTGATTTCCAAGGACTATGCAAAGCAGCGCCGTGCGGAAATCGACCCACATCGTGCAGGCGCGTACACTTCCAAAGTGCTGTCGAACGAATCCGCCAACACGACGCATGTCACGATCGCCGATGGCGACGGCAACATCGTCACGTCGACGCAGACGATCAACAGCCTGTTCGGCGCGCGTCTCGTGATCCCGGGGACCGGCATCATTCCCAACAACTACATGTTCCTGTTCGATCCGCATCCCGGCCTGGCGCTGTCGTTGATGCCAGGCAAGCGCATCACCAGCGGCATCTCGGCGCTGATCGGCAAGAAGGACGGCAAGCCACTGTTCGCGCTTGGACTGCCGGGTGCGCACCGGATTCCATCCTGTGTGCTGCAGGCGGTACTTAACATCGTCGATCACGGCATGAGTGTGCAGGAGGTCGTCGAGGCGCCGCGCGTCTTTAGCTGGGGTCTCGAAGCCGAGGTCGAGCGCGGATTTCCGGAAAGCGTGCGCGCCGAACTCGCCGCGAGAGGACACGATGTCGTTCCGGTCGATCATGTCGCCGGCGGCATGTGCGCCATCACCTTTGCGCCGGACGGCACCATGACGGGCGCGGGATGCTGGCGTGCCGACGGCGTACCGGCCGGGATCGGCGGCGGCCTGGCGCGCGCCTACACGTCGTTCTGGCCGGACCCGCGCCGGTCCAAGCCGAAGTAAATCGCCGGGCGATCGGCGACGCGCACGCGCTGTTTCCCAGTTTCGAGGCATTCAAATTATTAAACGCGGGCGATAACTTGATAGCGGTTACATCAGGGCGTATCGGTCCTTGGCGTTGACGGGCGATCACGCAGAGTGAGCGCATTGTGGCTTCCGCGGCCGCCCGCCATGGCGAAAACAAGGAAGAGGACGCGAGCAGTCATGCAGCCAGATCCTGATAGCGAATCTGCCGGCGCAGAGATGCATCGGTCCATCATGACAGCCTTCTGCGATGTCCTTCGTACCACCCAGCTTCCGCCTATGACGGTGATGAGTCTCGCCGCATCCGCGCTCGGGGCCGTCTACAAGGAAGTCGCCGATCAGCATCGCTCCGATACCGGTTGTCCCTGCGGCTGGGAACCGAACCTGCGTGCGGATGTCGAGGCTCTGCAGGCGGCGCTGGCAGCGAAAACACAGGCGACCCCGTCTGCTGACTTGCGCGTCATGCAGGCTGTCGGGCGTGCGTGAGCTATGACGTTCGCGATCACCGCCAGCTTCGCGCATAGCGGTTGGTTCGGCGCCGCCTTCGGAGCATAGGCGAAGCATAAGCGCATTTCTGAAGCCAGATCGCAATCTCATGCGATCATTCGCTCTGCCGATTTTGAGCGTTTCTAATTTCGTCTGCTGCAGAAGCATAGGTGCAGTCACGGCGCGTAGAACAGGCCCAAGTGCCCCGCGACCAGATGGCCGCCGCGCAAAAATAGTGCGGCTCACGGTGGGAAAAACATCGTCGTCAAACGTCTTGACTTAGAGGCGCTGTAGGGCCGCCGCTGGTTTGACGGGATCGTTCATACGACAGCAAGCCATGCATGGCGAGAAGCGCTGGCGCGCCTCATGACGTTCGCTGGCGAACGAAGATGAAAGATTGAAACGATGACGTGTGTAATGACGAAACTGGTCGGAGCCCTGATGGCAGGGCGCCGTTTTGCGTGGATGACTTTAGCGGCGTTCGTCGTGTCGGCTGGAGCCGCCGGCCCGGTGGTGGCCCAGCAGGCCGAGCCGTCGACCCAGGCGCAACCCGCATCGCCGCTGCCGTCGTCTGCTGCATCTTCCACGCCCGGCGCGGAGCGGCCGGCGGCACCGCCATCATCAGCTACATCTGTCGGCGCAGATGCTCCGGTTTCCACGGCACCGATGCCGCAGGCATCCCCGAAAATGGCCGAACCCCCGGCCGCTGCGCCGGCATCTCCGAATGCACCACCTGCCGCTCAGGCGGCCGGCCCCGCGACGCTTCCGCACGATCTGTCGCCATGGAGCATGTTCATGCAGGCGGACATGGTCGTGAAGGCGGTGATGGTAGGCCTTGCCTTCGCGTCGTTATTGACCTGGACCGTGTGGCTGGCCAAGGGCGTCGAACTCACAGGCGCCAAACGCAACGCGCGCAGCGCCACGCGCAAGCTGAGTGACGCCGAAAGCCTTGCGGATGCATCACGGCAGATCAATGAGGCCTGGACACGGAATGGTCGCGTCGCCGATCTTGTCAACGCTGCGCTTCGGGAGTTGCAGCGCTCGACCGACCTGTCCGCCGAGGGAATCAAGGAGCGCCTCGCGATCGCGCTGTCCCGCATCGAAGCGAAAGCTGCCCGCGACATGGCGCGAGGCACCGGGCTTCTCGCGACGATCGGCGCAACGGCCCCGTTCGTCGGCCTGTTCGGCACGGTGTGGGGCATCATGAATTCGTTCATTGGCATCTCGCAGTCGAAAACGACGAACCTTGCCGTCGTTGCGCCCGGGATCGCCGAAGCATTGCTCGCCACCGCGATCGGCCTTGTCGCGGCTATTCCGGCTGTCATCATCTACAACGTATTTGCCCGCGCCATAGCCGGCTACCGTGCATTGCTGTCGGACGCTTCAGGCGAGGTCTTGCAGCACATGTCGCGCGATCTGGAATGGCAGGAGAAAGGCATTGCGCCCGCAAGAACCATCCGTGTCGTTCCGGATATGAGCACTGTCGCATCGGCGGCGGAGTGAGCGATCATGGCAGTCTCGCTCAGGGACCCGCAGGACGGTGACCTCGCCGAACTCTCCGAGATCAATGTCACACCCTTTATCGACGTCATGCTTGTCCTTCTCATCATCTTCATGGTGGCGGCTCCCTTGTCGACCGTCGATGTCGCGGTGGATTTGCCGGTCTCCAGCGCGCCGCCGCAGGCACGGCCGGACAAGCCGATCTTTCTCAGCGTCAAACCGGACCTCACTCTGGCGCTGGGCAACGATGATGTGCCGCGTGAAGCTTTGCAGGCGACGCTCGACAGGCAGACGAACAGCGATCGCCAGCGGCGCGTCTTCCTGCGCGCCGACGGCATGGTCGCCTATCGCGATTTGATGGGCGTGATGAATCTGCTGCGCGGTGCGGGTTATCTCAAGGTCGCGCTGGTTGGGTTGGAAGATACCGGGCAGGGAGCAATCGGCGGGCAGTTGCCCGGCGTACCGTCCGCGGCGCAACAGGCCGCGCCGGCGGCGCAGCCATGAGATTCGGCTGGCGTGATCCGGACGCGCGGCCGGACGGCGTCGCGTTGCGTTCCGTGCTGCGATGGACGCTGGCGGCTGCCGCGGTCGCCGCGCTGCATGCGGGCGGGATATGGCTGACGCTCAACCGCGAAGAAGCCTCGGCTGCGGGTGAACCGCCGGCCGCTGTGATGATGGAGTTGGCGCCACTGGCTGTTGCGCCCGATGCGCCGCCGGATCAACTGCCACCGGATGAACGGATGATCGAAGCGCAGCTTTCCCCGATGGAGGAGCAGAACGACAAGCCCGTTGAACGGCCGGAGCAAAAACCAGAGCCGGTCGTCGAGGAGGTGAAGAAACCCGTTGAGGACGTTCTGTTGCCGCAGACGCCGCCGCCGGAAATCGAGACGCCGAAGCTGCCGGAAGTGGCGAACGCCGAAGTCACCTTGACGCCGCCACCGCCGCAGCCGAAGGCCGCGAGGAAGCCGCCGCCAAAAAAGAAGGCAGAGCGCAAGAAGCCGGAAGACCGGACGATGGACCGCACCACGGCGCCGATGGCCACGTCAAATCCCCGGGCGGATCGGGCGGCCGCGCCGTCGTCGAGTTCGGCCTTCAATCCCTCGACTTCACCCGCCACATGGCGGAGCAGCGTCAGCGCTCACCTCAACCGGCACAAAGGTAGAAGCCCGAATGGGGCAGTGGGCACGGTCGTGGTGGCTTTTGTCGTCAACCGTTCGGGCGGCGTGGTGAGCTCGCGTCTCGTCCGAAGCTCCGGCGATCCGGCGATGGACGCGAAGGCTGTTTCGACGCCCCGTAGCGCCAGTCCGGTGCCGGCTCCCCCGCCGGATGTCGCCGAAAGCGCTCTCACGATCGCCGTTCTCATCCGATTCGACCCGTGAAGCGGGGCGATGCCACAAAATCAATAGATCGATCTCAGGATTTCCGGGAGGCAATGCATGAAACGCAATACTCGCAATCTCAGTCTTGCCCAGCATGCCCGGCTG encodes:
- the exbB gene encoding tonB-system energizer ExbB gives rise to the protein MTKLVGALMAGRRFAWMTLAAFVVSAGAAGPVVAQQAEPSTQAQPASPLPSSAASSTPGAERPAAPPSSATSVGADAPVSTAPMPQASPKMAEPPAAAPASPNAPPAAQAAGPATLPHDLSPWSMFMQADMVVKAVMVGLAFASLLTWTVWLAKGVELTGAKRNARSATRKLSDAESLADASRQINEAWTRNGRVADLVNAALRELQRSTDLSAEGIKERLAIALSRIEAKAARDMARGTGLLATIGATAPFVGLFGTVWGIMNSFIGISQSKTTNLAVVAPGIAEALLATAIGLVAAIPAVIIYNVFARAIAGYRALLSDASGEVLQHMSRDLEWQEKGIAPARTIRVVPDMSTVASAAE
- a CDS encoding ABC transporter substrate-binding protein; translation: MNNFRYLLVSLGVMVTIVAASAASAQTTVKLGVLADMSGIFSDIGGMGAYEATKMAVEDFNKLPGSDKFKVEVISGDAQNKPDIARGIARKWFDSEGVDALVDLPTSAISLATAPLAQELNKVALFTASGTSDLTGKACTPNSVHWTYDTWALSHGTADAITRGGGKTWFFITADFALGHSLERDASAVVNANGGKVLGSVKHPSDSNDFASYLLQAQASRADIIALANAGGDTIKAIKQASEFGIIQGGQKLAGMLLFISDIHSLGLKTAQGLQLTTAFYWDLNEKTRAFGERFAAANKGRYPSMNQAGAYSAALAYLKAVAKVGSPKDGAAVVKAMREAGTFEDPLFGKTALREDGRVVHDMMLVQVKAPAESTKPFDYYKIVSTIPASEAFRPLKEGNCPLVK
- a CDS encoding IclR family transcriptional regulator codes for the protein MLVKQAANVLELMEYFAQRRRPATLAEIADDLGWPRSSTFNLVGTIAEKGWLYEPRARSGYYPTPRWLTLARTVADAEPLPDAAYALAADIADKTGETTAIGALAGTFVVFLHVVESTQSVRYFAQVGDRVPVYASSVGRAILAQYSPDARQAIYRKIKFEQFSGTTPMSIESVEAELRQAAERGYHQSSSEYIADLAGVSLSLPLGSRQLSIVVAGPTSRCLERRPKTAATMQRALRRFVPHQDRN
- a CDS encoding TonB family protein is translated as MRFGWRDPDARPDGVALRSVLRWTLAAAAVAALHAGGIWLTLNREEASAAGEPPAAVMMELAPLAVAPDAPPDQLPPDERMIEAQLSPMEEQNDKPVERPEQKPEPVVEEVKKPVEDVLLPQTPPPEIETPKLPEVANAEVTLTPPPPQPKAARKPPPKKKAERKKPEDRTMDRTTAPMATSNPRADRAAAPSSSSAFNPSTSPATWRSSVSAHLNRHKGRSPNGAVGTVVVAFVVNRSGGVVSSRLVRSSGDPAMDAKAVSTPRSASPVPAPPPDVAESALTIAVLIRFDP
- the ggt gene encoding gamma-glutamyltransferase, with amino-acid sequence MAQWRDRTISTFECEKTPVSASRGMAVTNHPLASAAALEIMAQGGNAVDATVAALFTLTVVEPMMVGIFGGGTAVIRLADGRELVIDGLATAPAMTRPDSYTPVSDKWPDYMETEGRANRVGAKAIAVPGNLMAWCEIAARFGKLDLPTLMEPAIRLAARGFEVTPYLATCIEETAPDLGLDPAIAAIFLPNGKPLAAGSRLIQSDYAETLHTIAQSGPGVMYGGELGRAIAGKLEQAGSFIRLQDLASYRTIEREPVRGTYRGVEIIGPPPPCSGGVHTIQILNILEAYDIGASGFGTPQTLHLVLEALKIAAADRRAATADPAFVDVPIARLISKDYAKQRRAEIDPHRAGAYTSKVLSNESANTTHVTIADGDGNIVTSTQTINSLFGARLVIPGTGIIPNNYMFLFDPHPGLALSLMPGKRITSGISALIGKKDGKPLFALGLPGAHRIPSCVLQAVLNIVDHGMSVQEVVEAPRVFSWGLEAEVERGFPESVRAELAARGHDVVPVDHVAGGMCAITFAPDGTMTGAGCWRADGVPAGIGGGLARAYTSFWPDPRRSKPK
- the exbD gene encoding TonB system transport protein ExbD, which produces MAVSLRDPQDGDLAELSEINVTPFIDVMLVLLIIFMVAAPLSTVDVAVDLPVSSAPPQARPDKPIFLSVKPDLTLALGNDDVPREALQATLDRQTNSDRQRRVFLRADGMVAYRDLMGVMNLLRGAGYLKVALVGLEDTGQGAIGGQLPGVPSAAQQAAPAAQP